The stretch of DNA AAGACAGAATTTTAAAGGCTGCTTATTCTTTCTGAACTGAAAAAGGTTACCTGTTACAGTTATAGGTCCCAATTCTGCAATTATTACATAGGCAAATCTCCTATTAAAGTCTGAGTAAAGACTAGTAATAGATGCACAAAATGGTTTCTGTATCAGGCCTGAATCCACAAGGAATTCCTGTTGACTCAGTGAGAGGTCCATAGGCAGACTGCTTGCAGAACTGCACCCTTAATTAGAAAATATAGCCTTGATTTTAAAGTAATGAGGTGAAATAATTTGGAACACATTACCTGTAATAATACAATCAAATTCCTTTGGTGATAGGCTATTGATTTTACGTTTCTTATATTCTGGTGGACTTTCGCAATAAATGTCTTCAACTGTTGCATTGGTGCTGCCCAGCCATTCCACTAACCATTTCAGTTTGCAGTCACAATTAAATGTGTTCCCTCTAAGATCCCTGTAAAAATATAAACCACACACTGACAATGATCAATTAGCTGTTGTTTTCCATAACATCACAAGACTAAAATAACAAGGACTTTTATAAAATGACTATATTCTTGCTTTCTCTTATGAGAATGCTggactttcctgaattaatttgtcctgaaccaattaaaaaaaacccaaacaaacaaaaacaacacaacaGTTTGTTAAAACTACTTGCAAAAACTTAAATAGTTTCAATTATACTAAGGAAATCAAGACAAGCTTAGGTTGGGAATCAGTGGAAGTATCTGCTCTTCCGTATTTTACTTATAATCCTAAATTTACAGGTACTTAAATTCCTGTCCAACTTTTTGGCCCAAAtcttgttttttttgtttctcatTGTTTAGCATTTCCTCACTAGGACATTCTAGATGACACAGGGACAATTACTGTGACATGATAGATTAATTTAGTGATCAGTGGACAGTTCCTCAGCTTTACCCCTATTTCTGCTCTTCTTCATTTAAACACACTCATTTAGGGTCATAAGGGATATAACCTGAATTCCCTTTGGGTCAAACTATGGCCTTTGAAAGATACTGAGTGCCTCTTATAAAATGCTGACACCCTCAGCTTACATTATgtaggaggtttcagagtagcagtcatgttcgtctgtattcgcaaaaggaagaggagtacttgtggcaccttagagactaacaaatttatttgagcataagcttttgtgagccacagctcacttcattggatgcattcagtgtaggAGGTGTCAAATGCCTTGCAGGACTGGGTGCCCTGTGAAGAGCACTGGGTATGTGGGGAACTGTAGTGGTTGACTGGTGGTGTTCTGAGGCATTCTACAAACACTTGGCAGACTCCAGAAGAAGGCCTCAGGGAGTACTGGAGGGCGTGGATGAAGAACTATATTGGAGtattgcagaactgctgctaacAGAAGCAATGCAAAACTCTGTGGTGCCTGTTGTCAGATTCTAGAAGGcatgcaggggagagggaggcagcctGATCACTTGGCTATGCCCTAAATAGCCCTGGAGTGCCATTGGGCCAGCTCCAGGACTTACTGGTGCAGGGAACATTAGGTATCTACTGAGTCTAACTTCTATGTGTACTGGGGGAGCCAGAATTTTGCACATTGTCTCTAATGGGACTCTTCCAGTGGAATGACTGCAAGATCTGGTCCAAGCatatatttcaaaaatatattttgtacttTTACAAATGTTTAAGATACTTTGGtttacaaatttaaaatttaaaactagTTTACGTTTTGTTTTGGTTGCAATTTGAGTTAGCCAGGTATAAAGTACTTGTACTGAGATTTTAAATGGTCATTGTGTTTAAAGATAGCCTCCTGTTAGATTATATTGGAAACATGAAATGTTCTCATTCTCATCAAGTATCCTTCTCCCTGCTTTCACATCGTGTCCTGTTTGCATTACAAAGGATGTCTTTTTCTTATTTCAATGGCCATATTTAAGTGTCATATTATTGGGATTATGACCATACAGAattcttattttatatatatatatatatatatataaataatcttATCTGGGAAATATTATACAATATTGACAGCATTAAAcgtaaatcaaatccacccttgCTTCTACCACCTTCACCCACCAATGTGATAGGATTCCTCCACTGTCTACTGGCCTGAATGTCCACCGGGTCATAGGAGCGTCCTGTTACTAGGTCTATCTTGTATATTTTACATCATGAAAGAAGTTAAAAGAGAGGTGAAAATTAATATACCCAAAATTCCAAATCAAGTACTTTACAATATCTTGCAGTCATCACCAATAGGCAATGGCCTGTTTTTTCTAACCATAGTGTCTGAAAATAAGAAATTGCTGATTTCTTACACGTTTGTTAAAGAATCCAGCCCTTTGAATATGTCTTTTGGAAGTGTTTGGAGATTATTGTTTGCAAGGCTCCTGTAAAAGAAAATATGTCAGCTCATCAGATAATACATTTCTACAAAATGCAATATTGTTTTTTATGGTAAAGAACAATAATGTACTTCAATCCTTAGTTATACAAGATTACTTTAAAGAATATCTCATTTACCTTGTGACTCTTTCTTCTGCTAAGATATATTCACACTTCCTATTGCTCTCTTGCTTTTCAACATTCTTGTATCATTTACAGTACTTCACTCAGGGTAGTAGAAAATGTGATCATCTCTAGTATTTTGCCAacaccattattttaaaatgattagcCATGACTGGACACACAAATGTCTTCCCTTCTGGACATGTGTGTTGTTATAATATTGTAATGTCCTGCCTCCATGTCCACTTTCTAGGAACCACAATCTATCTTAAACACTGAATCCACGATACTGTAGCTAGCTCTCATTGGCTCATGGTTTCTGAAAATATCCAGTAACTAACATTTTTGGGAGTCAATAAGTTTATAAAGCAGAAATTGGAGGTCAACATTGAGTTAAGCCTAAAAGTTTTCTTGCTTGGGTTATTAAGGGATAAAAAGTTATCTTACCAGCAAATAATAACAATACTATGTCTTTGATTTTCAAGAAAACTATTTTAAACTAAGAGAGTACCCAACAGTTTCAACTGGTAAAGTGGACAGAAGATGtgaatatacttttaaaataattaattaattttttccaGCACGTACACCTGTGTAAGCCCATGGATGATGCAAGGTTTTCACAAGTATCACTCAGGGCATAACTAGAAGAGAatatggttgtgtgtgtgtgagtcagtGCCTAATTTGGTCAGCAAAATCTTTATCACTGGTGAGGATGCATGAAAAGGAAAGAAGCTGGCATGATTTTCAGATTCCAGTTGGAATTTGTGGCACTGGGCATTagaaataaaaactatttttacttgtaaattgTACACATCTGACAAGGAGGCATTTAGATACAATAGCTCTGATTGAGCAAAGTACTTAACCACATGTTTAAGGTTAAAGCTTAAAGGTtagtgtttttgtgtgtgagtaATGTGCCCTCTCTGGCGCCATTTACATTTAGACCATATTTGGTTTACTGCAACTAATTTATAAACTCTAACTTGCCAGACATTTatgcatttgcttaactttatgcatgtgagtaatttGATAttagtcaatggaactactcacatatctaaagttaagcacatatatGAACATGCAGGATCCCAGCCTTACGTAATCTTTGATCACCGAATTATACCAAGCAGAGCACAATAATGGATACAGAGCTACTAAAAGTTCATAATTTTAGTGGGAATCAGattaacagaaaaaaatccagatttaTACATTGAGCCAATTCTTGAATGAAAGGTTGGCACTTTATATCTTCCattattagaaaacatgccataAGATTTTATTATGTAACCTCTAGATGGTGCTCTTAGTGGTACCTGTGCAGAAAACACTTAGTTGGAAAGGATGGATGCTAATGAGGGAGTAAATATTCAGTCCTGTGTAATTATGTGTGAAGGCCCATATTTTAAATCTCAGAATGACATTTTGCTTTTCTGAAAAACTTCAAAGATGCCATCAAAATTACATCTTGTTCATGGAAATAATTTTCTATGCTAAAATATTCTGCAATTTAGGGTTATGGCATTAAATGAGTCAAAAGTGCAATTATACCGCtcctatgcttttaaaaaaatattccactCTTCAAAATGAATTGTCTTGAATAGGTATACTAGATGTGACTACACTACAGTGAGGACACATTCCAATTATTAGAGTTATTTGCATAAATGTAAAACCCAGATGTTTGGGTAATTTTACTGGAATGCAGAAATTCACTTGTGAAAAGGAAATGGGCGGAGTATACAGAACAAAGGTCATATTCTGCCATCACTTCATGGAACTCATCAGTATGCATAATTACCACGAATATCTTTGACGTATTTTACATGACAATAGTATTCTGCTCTTCCTCAAGTGGAGTGTGACTCAGAGAATCTACTTGTTATGCTAGGTAAGTGTATATAGACACATTCTAGGAAAGGACAAGGATGTACAAACAAGGATTAAAGTGGTCACACTGAGTAGTTTATGGGCCTGCTTCTGTAGGTATTCTACCTGCAAAACTCTGCTGTGACAACTGGGCCTATAACTTTTTGCCTGTTTGGGAATCATCCATGAAAAGTAAgtcaaattattttcaaaaaataatgTTATAAACTGGTGCAAGAAAATCAGACAGAGAGACTGAATGAGTCCAGACAAGAAAATGCAGGTCTGGAAATTAATGAACGAAAATTGGTGTGTCGAATATTAGCCCTAATTGGTgggcaaaataatgaggggataaACTATGTTGCCCACATTCCAACCccttttgggggaggaggtgtctttaaaatactttgaaaacTCTCATCTTGACTTGACTGAATGTGTCTAATCTCATTTTCCCTGACCCTAAGACAGGAGGAGCAGACCTGACCAAAGGATTTTCTTTCCGAGAGGAAGGTCATCAGGCCTTGCTCTTGTTTAAGCTCTCTCACCTATTCACTGGATCCTAAAATCAATTGAACTGCATGCATCAGCACAGTGAGATGATGGTTtatccagccctgccctgtctaAGGAAAAAAGGACCAACCCAGATGACGTCCTTGACCAGACTGTGAGCCTGGGACCACAGCAACAGTTGTTGTGGCCGACATGCGAGTCTAAAGCATCCATTCATAACAGAATACTGGTTCCAAGGACATCAACAAAAGCTAtatttcccccaccttttctatcTTGTCTCTTCTCCACAGAAGTAAATACCCTTCATACATCAGGACTGAGAGTaaaattaaccctttccttttcATCACAGAAAGGTTGTTGGTATAAGGGACTGATATTTTAcctccaaaagaagaaaaattttaatagCTTTTGATtaagtttgttttgcataatTACTCAATTTCATTAAAGTCTAAAtgtttcttgttctttcttgttttttaatcaaTATATTTCCTGCTTTAGAATGAGTGCCTTCGGGTGTTTGCCAGAGAAACTAAGCAAACCAGGGTCTCTGTAGAAACCCCTTCCCACTCGCCAAACCTTTGTAACACTGTTTCAGTGTTGGGCAGTGAAAGAGTTTATAACACCTTTTAACTCTTTTGGCCCTTGAGCTCAATACAACGTTTATTGGTGCTGTGACTCAGATCTCAAAGGGTTATACAAATGTGGCAATTGGCTTGCTTGGCAAGCAACTGAATGTTTTCATAATTGGCTTTGGGAAGTAAAAGGTCATTAAAAAGATTAGGAGCACAAAGCACAAGAAACTGCATCTGTTTCACTCTGATTAATGTTTCaggattttattttgattttgtttcagACACTTTATCGTAGTGCCTTGTTTTAATTGTGtttcaacttttattttttccttttcctctcatgatctgtgatttttaattttcctttttgattttaaCCAAATATGGTtgtattctgtttgtttttcctgaggTCAGTAAATACTTGTAAGttaaaatgttttccaaaaaGACCCCTCAAAAGAGCAAAGTTAGTAATAGAACTTATTTTATTACTGCAAAATCCCAGGAAAATATGAATCCTTTTCCTCAAGTGAAACCCCTTCAGATGTTTCTAGTAGTTTTAGTTCTGCAGAGGCTGTTCTACATGAATTAACTATCATAAAGGAAGATAAGGTAATCCACCCACAATtccctttgtgggtccttaaagaaCGAGACTTCTTGGAGAAACATTGGCTTCTGGAGCgggcttcaccatcatggctggcACCCctaccatctcctgggacccagTCCTTCTTCaacctaatcctgagagatgcccTGATCAGAgcgggccaaaaaaaaaaaaagtaccctgATAAAATTGCCACTtctaccagctccagctgaatcccaaactcCCTGGGATGAAATAGGATCAGCttttaacaacagcaacaacaacagctCTAACACATCTCAATTAACTTCTTCTGTTTCCCCCagaaggacagttattaccatctttgataccatctaagagactgtcagacaagggggattttccttctaaaaactctctccagtaAAGGGAACAAAGAACGTcgttaaaatgaaaaccttatttaatatttacatttcaaatgctttacctggttttctttcttttctttatctttaatacaaagtttaaaggatttttaatgatgcGCTTGCCATGGTtttaagcaggctgaggtctctgtataccaaaccctgaatcttgtttaacactgtttaatgtttgACAATgcctgggttatgttaacaccattagcccatatattccatctaataCAACTCCCATTGTATTGAAGATTAGCTTTGCATGTGAAGAAACTGCATGATATATAAACTCATCTCCCAAGATTGTGTGTGCAACCACATGCAGACAATAGCAGTTCAAAATACTGTCTCATCTCCTGCATATGCTTTCCCTTAGAAAACTATTGAGGGGTCCCTTTAAGCCAGCACAACAGTTAAGACATgatgttatttttaaattgtgtccTTTGCAGAATAGGGACTGTATCTTCCTCTGTGTTGGGAAAACACCTGCACACTGATAGCAGCAGgcacataataaataaattaataaaataaataatttaataagttaataaataaaataatttgtgtaTGTAAAGCTATTCATGTTCATAAATGTTTGCAGTTTACGGGCCCTTCAGGTTATCAACAACCTTATCCCattctctgtcttttttttaacTACGCCATAATTATACCTGTAGACAGATTTTTATGTATATACCACACAtcttagtttctctctctctctctctctctctttctattgTCCCAGTCCTAAAAATGTTTATGCATGCAAATAACTTTACGCATGTGAATAGTCACAGTGaattcagtttacaccagctaaggacctGGTCTATAGTATCCTATGATGCATTTGTTATATGATGTAGAATTAGGTGaaatttaattaattatatttgtgCATTCACCATATGTAGGTGAAATTGTGCTTTCCCCTGCATCTGACCATATATGAAACAAAAAGCCAAATGACCCTGTACTTCTCTTAGAAGCTATTATGTTGAGGACAAAAGGTCAGAATACACTCCCCCGCATATGACAAATACACCAAGATATATGCCTGTGTGAATGCAAATGATCAGAGTAGGGAATTCATACATATGTTAGGCACACCCCACACATTTTAGACAATTAATGTTATTTAGACTTTATAGACAGCAAAATCTCCATAACAAAGCCTCATTTTCTTAGAATATTTTTGGTATATTTTTCTATATAGAAAAGGTAACTGCTATATTTTGAAAGGAAGTTCATTCAATTTTTTATAAACAATTAATTTGATATGGATACATATAGTGTGTAAAAACTGACTGAAAATGCCACACACCTTTTGATTAAACATGACAGTAGCTTAGCTTTGATAAATCAGACCCTGCAAATACTGTACATACATTTGCAACTAAATGTTACAGGTGTCAGTATACTGTTCTGGGCTCACATGCTTTCAGTTTCTACTTCTATATTTTTGTTTCTTGATTTAGCTTGAAATTGGAACTTTTCTTAGTTTAGCTGATTGTCTTTCTAAAACTATTCTTGAACAGCAAGATCGTAATCCTGTTCTTGCTCCTCGGATTAGTGcgtgagagagaaaaggggaagcAGCCAAGTGGACAGTTTTTGCATCATTCTTCCTGCACAGGGCAGGATAGACATGACCTGGCtgagaagttttttttgttggttttcttttttgccatTTCTGGTCTGCATAATATGGATATTGACATTGTTTAAGCAGCAAACGTCAATGATTATATAATATCAAATGCTAAATTAAACCACACGATGGTTCAGTTACTAAATTAAATACACCCTATTAAGTAATACATGAAAACACTTTACTTACAGGTGAATTAAAGATTTCAGTCCTCGAAAAGTATTTCTTGAAATTGACTTAATGCTGTTGTTCTCTATGAACCTGTAATGGGTCACAAATTCATTTTGGTTAAAGCAATGCCTGTAACTTGGAAATCCCACCTAGTCCATAATTCTAGAAATATTTTGTTCACTCACAAATATTCTAGATGAGGAAGGCCCATGAAAGCATCATCACTAATAACATCAAAAGAGTTTGATGTAAATAACCTGcataaagaaatacaaaataaactGTTAGATTTTTATACTTTTTAGCGCATGATCCAGAAGTCCCCATGCAGACCAAACTCTCACTGACCACATCAAAGGTTTTGTCTGTGTAAGGGTTGCAGGATAATATGGCTAATGTGCACTGCTCATATATGGCATAGTATAGTGCAGttgttctcaacctgtggcctgtgGGTTGCTAGCGGCataatcagcacacagctgtggcccatgtgacatcctcagggccatacaggtaatatatgtactgtgtggatgtggcccacataataCATAGAGAGCTGCCTAtgcagcccacagtggtaaataggttgagaaccactgaccctAGGGAGCAGCAAAACTGGTTTGCTTTCTAGACTaaggactagatcctcagctgagctaaactgatgtagctccatCTGAGTACAgtaggacttaagcacatgcttatcaGGCCAATCAGCTACCTATGCAAGCTCCGTGAAACTAATGGGACTGCACAAGTATTACTAAAGACATACCCAGAAGACAATGAGGTGCACAGGTATCTCTAAGGGCCTGAATTGCCCTGCAGAACCTTTGTTTCTGATGGTGATGTGGGAGAAGACCCTAGCTTGACATTCAGATTGCAGGAtgagtttgcagagctggcaATTAGGAAAAAATCTTTTAACTTGTGAAAAGAGCACATTTGAGATATAATCAGCATGGACTCCCTTAAAGCCATTTTAACTTAGTGTTCAGAGTagaaccatattttaaaatggattttgctTACCGGAGGTGGTTCACAGTGCAGGTTTCATTATGTatacattatattatatatttttctttttgtctatcaTATACTGCCATCGCATTTACTTTTTCCTATAAAAATCTTTTAATCTTTCATAAAATTGATTAATGGTCTGTCCTATTTATAATTAATAGACAAGTTTGCTTTCGgtgattttaaatcagttttggaTTGCCACACCCCTAATATGCCAGGAGATTGTCCACGAAGATGAGTTTCACTTTCCTCAATGGAATTACAATCAGCTGGACTTCAAGGGAACATGGACTTATAGTGTAATATCCAGAGGCACTTAAAGATTCAAAATTACAAGGCATTAATTAATAATGAGTTAATTTATTCTTTGGAATCCTGCATTAAAAAATTTCAAGTTCAGTTATTTTCTAGCTCTGCTTCTATAGGTTATGCTTTCTCCAGTTAACGAGTTTGACATAGATTTATAGGAATGGTTTTAAAAGGAAAGATTTTCTCACATGTATGTTTCAAAAGCTTGAGATCAAATCTTGCCATCAGACCCACATGGTAGATCTGCATCATAGCTTGTCTGcaattcatatttatttatttactattaaCATAATTGTCTCAGGATACTTTttatttgatcacagtctacccTCTTTGTAGTATATAGGGATGGAtactatccctttaaatagtttatgAGCCCTCTAGTCTAGTGGCATTGCTTATGTTCTGTGTTTTAGAAGCTGCTCGAACCCAACCAGGGCAGCAGGGTATATATGAAGTTAagttttctttccttccccttctcccaacTGTGGAATGGGTTGAGGTTTTTTTGTTCCCAATCACAAAGTAAGCAATCTGGGGATAGTTTGTATTGTTTTAGCGTACTACTTGTCAAAACCCACAATGGAACAAAAACTGCTTTTGTAAGTTTGGAGATTATGTTGCAGCATTTTGTTAGCAATAACATGTGGTACATTGTGTGAGTGAAGCGAATGGTAGATCATGCAAATACAGCCTGCGGTATTTAttaaataccatttatttatttattttatttattacccTAGGACCTAGTCATAGACCGGGACCCCTTTGTtctaggtgcagtacaaacacagcacaaaatgATGGCCCCTGCTCCAAGGAACTCCCAGTCTACTTCACTTAACCTATTCTATGGCCCATGCTAGACGTAGGATTGCTAAGTGCAGGTGGCGTGGCACAGCCAAGAGGGAGGGTTATGATGTCCTTTTCACTTTACTGACATACAAGCAACATAATACAAATACAGCCacttctttttctctctgctgGAAGGCCCAGCTCAGAAGTCAtgtgggctttgtcccttttgtgatctgtgaccactttggaaaatgttgtaGGGAATAATGCACAATGGAACAGTATTCAGGTTTCCATAGTAACTACATTTACCTATTTACCCTGTATCCAAAATTGTACAGTGTTCCTGCACCTCCTTATCAGCTCCACTTGAGGTAGAAAAGCACAGCTTGAGTCATGGCTTCAGCTACCAGAACACCAACAGTTTAATGTAACAGCCTTAGTGCTCTAATACATCAAAATTTCACTTTGTAGCAAATCTACTGCACATGTGAAATCAGTCATATGCAGGTGTCTTATTTCATTTTTGAACAGACTGAAAAAAGTCTCTTGTCAGATTTCCGAAACAAATTTGGATACATCTCAAACTGATAGCAAACCCAGTGCAAACAGTTCAGGTTTATACCTCCTATATCTTTGTACAGCTAGTGATTATATAATCACTCTTCCAGTTTTCTAGAAAGCTATTTCTCTGGAGAATCTGTAAAATTTTACACACAAATGAATCTAAACATCTAACAATATTCCAGTGTTCTGTTCAGTGCACACACTGTCATAGTGTTTGATTTTGTAATGATTTTGTAATGACTGCTTAAGAATTTACAGTTTTCATCAATCTCACTACTTTAGAGAATGCAAAATAACAAATGATGGGCCAAATCCAGTCCCTAcccaggcaaaactcctactgaggTGTCAACACTTCTACTGAAATTAATggtagttttgcctgagtaaggacttcaggattcatcccattgaaattaagggcctgatcctgagatatCCTAAACATCTCATCAATGGGGATCAGTCCCTAAGATTGCAGAAAAGAAACAGGCACAGTTCTTGTAATGCTCAGACTCCTTCAGTAACATCCATTAGAGTACAATACATAAGAGGATAGCATATCTGTCATCACAGAAAGCAATCTTCAGAATTTAATCTATTCCAACTAATACTgacagcaaataataataattaataattaataaaacccCAAACAAGTACATGCAGTTTAACACCCCTACCCCATTAAACATATGCCATCTTTCAAAATTACCTTTACTTCAAAGTCTAACTGTTTGTGTATTTTGATGTGTAATGGAGCCACCCTTGCTATTTCTTATAAAGTGGGTATTCAGACCCTTACTATATTGTTTATGGATATATATGTTTCAAAACAAATAATCATATGATATAAATATTTCTCACAGAAGCTGCAGAGACGGTGTGAGCAAAAAACTCCCTTCTGGGATTTTAGTAAAAGCAGATCTCACAAAGGATctggaaagaagggggaaaaaattgtgtTAATGAGATCTCAAATATTCATCATTACAACACTGAGCTGTGAATTACAATATAATTTCTTTACATAGCTACTATTaattaacaataaaaacaaatctgTTATAGTTTTCACATAATgcagaaaaaggcagaaaaaggTACATGTATAGAGGAAGGAGATGTAACACACATTTTAACATTCTATCTGATGATTTTGAATGCGGAAGGTATATTCCCTACTGCAAGCATCGTTCAGTCTGCGCTGAAAACACCAAACATAATAgttcattttaaataataaattaaataaccAAATGCTTACAGCCCTTACAGTGAGATAACATCAGGCGGAACGCTGGTTGGAATAGATCTGGCATTTTCACATAAAGCATTATCTTTGGTACAAGTACACCAGGCAGGACATTTTGGCTTCACTGATTTCTTCCCTTCAGTCAGCAAAAGCATACAAAAAAGGCATAGGAAATAAGCAATTCTTCTAAAGGGTCTGCTGGCATTTCCCATTCTTTTGATCGACTCTGGTTCCAGCCAGTTGAAAGAATATCCCAAAACATGAACAGGGCTTCTTTATTCAGTCACTGGATGTCTTTCTATAAGGCCAAGTCAATATTTGTCTCTCCTTTTCCAAcccttttccctttccctctgtATCTGTTATTGAAgataaaaacctgcagctgatcTCTGTGTTTCTACTCACTCAGGCAACGTACTGCTCAGAGAAGGGACCTGCGAGGTGCTGTAAGATGGGGAAAATCCAACCAGCtgtagggaggggaaaaaaaaaagacttgcatCACCACAAAAACAGTGAGCACAACACAGCATTAGACTGCAAGTTGATGTAACTGAGAAAATACACTGCTTTCTGTTTTCATAGGGAGGCCCTTCCTTGTTACCAAAAATAGTACAGCATTATGTTTTgctggtgggtgggtgagtgggtgtggggtggAATGTGCGTATATGGGGAGAAACAGTCATCTTTTTCTGGATCCTTATAGCCTCATAAACCTTTGGGAATTGTGCTTTACATATTACAAGCGACAGGAGAAGTAAAAAAGCCAGTACCCCCTGGAAAATGAAATTGAGTGAAACCATCAAAAGCATTGCTACAAAAGCTGTTAGATTAATTTATATCCTTGGCCTTTATTGCTCGTTTGCATCgctgaaaaacaaaaaggcacACATGGAAAATATTACTGAGGATGAGAGAATGCCTACAACTgtcatttctaaacaaaatattctACCATGCAAAGCTTTTTCCACACTGCATTTTTTAA from Eretmochelys imbricata isolate rEreImb1 chromosome 7, rEreImb1.hap1, whole genome shotgun sequence encodes:
- the LGI1 gene encoding leucine-rich glioma-inactivated protein 1 isoform X2, with product MGNASRPFRRIAYFLCLFCMLLLTEGKKSVKPKCPAWCTCTKDNALCENARSIPTSVPPDVISLSFVRSAFTKIPEGSFLLTPSLQLLLFTSNSFDVISDDAFMGLPHLEYLFIENNSIKSISRNTFRGLKSLIHLSLANNNLQTLPKDIFKGLDSLTNVDLRGNTFNCDCKLKWLVEWLGSTNATVEDIYCESPPEYKKRKINSLSPKEFDCIITEFAVYESLPYQSLSVDTFSYMNDEHVVIAQPFTGKCIFLEWDHVEGSFRNYDNITVLRELH